One window of the Microvirga mediterraneensis genome contains the following:
- a CDS encoding VOC family protein → MAKNTICLWYDKDAEAAARFYAEVFPDSAVHAVHRAPGDYPSGQEGDVLTVEFTVAGVACLGLNGGPAFKHSEALSFQISTADQEETDRYWNAIVGNGGHESDCGWCKDKWGVSWQITPRVLMDALAAGGDEAKRAFAAMMTMQKIDVAAIEAARRG, encoded by the coding sequence ATGGCCAAGAATACGATCTGCCTCTGGTACGACAAGGATGCCGAGGCGGCCGCCCGCTTCTACGCGGAGGTCTTTCCCGACAGCGCGGTGCATGCCGTGCACCGGGCGCCCGGCGATTACCCGTCCGGCCAGGAGGGCGACGTGCTGACGGTCGAGTTCACCGTTGCGGGAGTCGCCTGTCTGGGCCTCAACGGCGGGCCTGCGTTCAAGCACAGCGAAGCCCTCTCGTTCCAGATCTCGACCGCCGACCAGGAGGAGACCGACCGCTACTGGAACGCCATCGTCGGCAACGGCGGCCATGAGAGCGATTGCGGCTGGTGCAAGGACAAATGGGGCGTGTCCTGGCAGATCACCCCGCGCGTCCTGATGGACGCGCTCGCGGCGGGCGGCGACGAGGCCAAGCGCGCCTTCGCGGCGATGATGACCATGCAGAAGATCGACGTCGCCGCCATCGAGGCCGCGCGGCGTGGGTGA
- a CDS encoding response regulator — protein sequence MTNLTRVLVIDDEPAIFRFLKPALEANEYEAVSAGTAAEGLKRIATEAPDVVVLDLGLPDMDGKDVIARVREWSDVPIIVLSARDREAEKIAALDLGADDFVNKPFGMGELMARLRTALRHRMQRKGETPVVSVGGLEIDIPRRRVTFQGADVSLSPKEFDLLAFLAAHAGKVVTHKQVLTAVWGAAHENDTQYLRVYVGQLRQKIEPNPSDPRFILTEPGIGYRLMDVA from the coding sequence ATGACCAACCTGACGCGCGTGCTCGTCATCGACGACGAGCCGGCGATCTTCCGTTTCCTCAAGCCGGCTCTGGAGGCGAACGAATACGAGGCGGTAAGCGCCGGAACGGCCGCCGAGGGCTTGAAGCGCATCGCCACCGAGGCTCCCGACGTGGTGGTGCTCGATCTCGGCCTGCCCGATATGGACGGCAAGGACGTGATCGCCCGGGTGCGCGAATGGTCGGACGTGCCGATCATCGTACTCTCGGCCCGTGATCGCGAGGCCGAGAAGATCGCCGCCCTCGATCTCGGCGCGGACGATTTCGTCAACAAGCCGTTCGGCATGGGCGAGCTCATGGCCCGGCTGCGCACGGCCTTGCGCCATCGCATGCAGCGCAAGGGCGAGACGCCGGTCGTCAGCGTCGGAGGATTGGAGATCGACATCCCCCGGCGCCGCGTGACGTTCCAGGGAGCCGATGTAAGCCTCAGTCCCAAGGAGTTCGATCTTCTCGCCTTCCTGGCGGCCCATGCGGGCAAGGTGGTCACCCACAAGCAGGTCCTTACCGCCGTCTGGGGCGCAGCCCACGAGAACGATACCCAGTACCTGCGCGTCTATGTCGGCCAGCTCCGGCAGAAGATCGAGCCGAACCCCTCCGACCCGCGCTTCATCCTCACCGAGCCGGGCATCGGCTACCGCCTGATGGATGTCGCCTAG
- a CDS encoding potassium transporter Kup has protein sequence MTATASSQPRPAEPSAHAGPPHASSFWLLTLGTLGVVYGDIGTSPLYALKESLSAAAAGGTVTREMVFGIVSLILWALIVIVTIKYVLFILRADNNGEGGTLTLMALAQRAMGHNVLVITVLGMVGAALFYGDAIITPAISVLSAVEGLKLVTPALDRYILPLSLVIMIALFSVQSHGTARVAAFFGPIMALWFVLMALGGILHISDAPGIVAAISPTYGIVFLATHGTAGLFALGAVFLAVTGAEALYADMGHFGRRPIQLAWLSFVLPCLALNYMGQGALLLADPAKIENPFFLLYPDWALLPMVGMATVATIIASQAVITGAFSITQQAIQLGLLPRMEIRWTSETEKGQIYVPKMNFLLLGAVLILVVMFRSSSALAHAYGLAVTGTMVVTAIMAFFVVWRFWKWPLWASVAVIAPFLLVDTIFLAANALKIPQGGWMPLLVGALLVMLMMTWRRGTRILFEKTRKVDVPLLELIGMLQKSQPHRVKGTAVFMTSDPEVAPAALLHNLKHNKILHEKNVVLTVKTADAPRVANDERVRIEPLEDSFWRVTMTYGYMEAPNIPRGLALLRKQGFKFDIMTTSFFVSRRSIRPSVHGGMPFWQDKLFISLAKSASDATDFFQIPTGRVVEVGTQVTV, from the coding sequence ATGACTGCAACGGCCTCAAGCCAGCCTCGCCCCGCAGAGCCGTCCGCCCATGCGGGCCCCCCTCATGCGTCCAGCTTCTGGCTGCTGACCCTGGGCACGCTGGGCGTCGTCTACGGCGACATCGGCACAAGCCCCCTTTATGCGCTCAAGGAATCCCTCTCGGCCGCGGCCGCGGGCGGCACCGTCACCCGCGAGATGGTGTTCGGCATCGTGTCGCTGATCCTGTGGGCGCTGATCGTCATCGTCACGATCAAATACGTGCTGTTCATCCTGCGCGCCGACAACAACGGCGAGGGCGGCACGCTGACCCTGATGGCGCTCGCTCAGAGAGCCATGGGCCACAACGTGCTCGTGATTACCGTGCTCGGCATGGTCGGAGCGGCGCTATTCTACGGCGATGCCATCATCACTCCGGCGATCTCGGTGCTCTCGGCCGTCGAAGGTCTGAAGCTCGTCACTCCGGCTCTCGATCGTTACATCCTGCCGCTCAGCCTTGTGATCATGATCGCCCTGTTCTCGGTGCAGAGCCATGGAACGGCACGCGTGGCCGCGTTCTTCGGCCCCATCATGGCGCTGTGGTTCGTTCTGATGGCGCTCGGCGGCATCCTCCACATTTCGGACGCACCCGGCATCGTGGCGGCGATCAGCCCGACCTACGGCATCGTGTTCCTCGCCACACACGGTACGGCGGGCCTGTTCGCCCTCGGGGCGGTATTCCTGGCCGTCACTGGAGCCGAGGCGTTGTATGCCGACATGGGCCATTTCGGACGACGTCCGATCCAGCTCGCGTGGCTCAGCTTCGTCCTGCCATGCCTGGCCCTGAACTACATGGGCCAGGGCGCGCTGCTGCTGGCCGACCCGGCCAAGATCGAAAACCCGTTCTTCCTCCTCTATCCCGATTGGGCGCTTCTCCCGATGGTCGGCATGGCGACCGTCGCCACCATCATCGCCAGCCAGGCGGTGATCACCGGTGCGTTCTCCATCACGCAGCAGGCCATCCAGCTGGGCCTGCTGCCACGAATGGAGATTCGTTGGACCTCCGAGACGGAGAAGGGCCAGATCTACGTGCCGAAGATGAACTTTCTGCTTCTCGGCGCCGTGTTGATCCTGGTCGTCATGTTCCGGAGTTCGAGCGCCCTGGCTCATGCCTATGGGCTGGCGGTCACCGGAACGATGGTGGTCACCGCCATCATGGCCTTCTTCGTGGTGTGGCGGTTCTGGAAGTGGCCACTCTGGGCCTCGGTGGCGGTGATTGCGCCCTTCCTGCTGGTCGACACGATCTTCCTTGCGGCGAATGCCCTGAAGATCCCGCAGGGCGGCTGGATGCCGCTCCTGGTCGGTGCGCTGCTGGTCATGCTCATGATGACGTGGCGGCGCGGGACGCGCATCCTGTTTGAGAAGACCCGGAAGGTGGACGTGCCGCTGCTCGAGCTCATCGGCATGTTGCAGAAGAGCCAGCCGCATCGGGTGAAGGGCACCGCGGTGTTCATGACGAGCGATCCAGAAGTTGCGCCCGCGGCCCTCCTGCATAACCTCAAGCACAACAAGATCCTGCATGAGAAGAACGTGGTGCTGACGGTAAAGACCGCGGACGCACCGCGCGTGGCGAACGACGAACGTGTCCGGATCGAGCCTCTCGAGGACTCGTTCTGGCGGGTGACCATGACCTATGGCTACATGGAAGCTCCGAACATCCCGCGCGGGTTGGCCCTCCTGCGCAAGCAAGGCTTCAAGTTCGACATCATGACGACGTCGTTCTTCGTCTCGCGCCGCTCGATCCGGCCCTCGGTGCATGGCGGGATGCCATTCTGGCAGGACAAACTCTTCATCAGCCTCGCCAAGTCCGCCAGCGACGCCACGGACTTCTTCCAGATCCCCACCGGGCGCGTGGTCGAGGTGGGCACCCAGGTGACGGTCTGA
- a CDS encoding HlyD family secretion protein — MIVVLLNAYIALLALFVWLRFIPFNTFWKLSPVLVLLALLVGLFIPMGWGAPSGPAAVIRNSVQIIPSVAGEVVDVPIAANAPIKAGDVLFRIDPTTYQAQVDTIQAQLKFAQLRLGQFSELQSRDTGRAFDVQQREAEVEQLRAELEGAKWNLDKTTVRAPADGYVTNLALRKGARVTTQSPVMAFIDTSETIFGVEIPQIYARYIEVGQPVEVTFKPLPGEVFPGRIETVLQAIATGQTQVGGLAVVPSEIQAPPFVVRIRLDDQELAKRLPAGSTGLAAIYTNHVTAAHVIRKVVLRQTAIVNYINPF, encoded by the coding sequence ATGATCGTCGTCCTGCTCAATGCCTACATCGCGCTGCTCGCCCTGTTCGTCTGGCTCCGGTTCATCCCGTTCAACACCTTCTGGAAGCTCTCGCCGGTCCTGGTGCTGCTTGCCCTCCTTGTCGGCCTGTTCATCCCCATGGGCTGGGGCGCTCCCTCCGGACCCGCGGCGGTGATCCGCAACTCGGTTCAGATCATCCCCTCCGTGGCAGGGGAAGTCGTCGACGTGCCGATCGCGGCCAACGCGCCGATCAAGGCAGGCGATGTGCTGTTCCGGATCGACCCGACCACCTACCAGGCCCAGGTCGACACCATTCAAGCCCAGCTCAAGTTCGCCCAACTGCGTCTCGGTCAGTTCTCGGAACTCCAGAGCCGTGACACCGGACGCGCGTTCGACGTGCAGCAGCGCGAGGCCGAGGTCGAGCAGTTGCGCGCCGAGCTCGAAGGCGCCAAGTGGAACCTCGACAAGACCACCGTGCGGGCTCCGGCCGACGGCTACGTCACCAATCTGGCGCTGCGCAAAGGGGCGCGGGTCACCACACAGTCGCCGGTGATGGCCTTCATCGACACGTCGGAGACCATCTTCGGCGTCGAGATCCCGCAGATCTACGCCCGCTACATCGAGGTCGGACAGCCGGTGGAGGTCACGTTCAAGCCGCTCCCGGGCGAGGTCTTCCCTGGGCGTATCGAGACGGTGTTGCAGGCCATCGCCACCGGACAGACGCAGGTCGGCGGCCTGGCCGTCGTTCCGTCAGAAATCCAGGCGCCGCCGTTCGTCGTCCGCATCAGGCTCGATGATCAGGAATTGGCGAAGCGCCTGCCGGCGGGGAGCACGGGACTGGCGGCGATCTATACAAACCACGTCACGGCCGCGCACGTCATCCGCAAGGTCGTGCTGCGGCAGACGGCGATCGTCAATTACATCAATCCCTTCTGA
- a CDS encoding DMT family transporter, with amino-acid sequence MAWIYLLVAGLLEVLWAYTMKQSMGFTRLVPSVVTIVAMIFSFGLLSFAMRVLPLGTAYVIWTGIGAIGAFIVGIAVLGEQVTALRVGSAVFILIGLIGLKMASDH; translated from the coding sequence ATGGCTTGGATTTATCTGTTGGTGGCGGGTCTGCTGGAGGTTCTGTGGGCCTACACGATGAAGCAGTCGATGGGGTTCACGAGGCTGGTGCCGAGTGTCGTGACCATCGTGGCGATGATCTTCAGCTTCGGGCTCCTGTCGTTCGCCATGCGGGTGCTTCCGCTGGGCACCGCCTATGTCATATGGACGGGGATCGGCGCCATCGGCGCCTTCATCGTCGGCATCGCGGTGCTCGGGGAGCAGGTCACGGCCCTGCGGGTCGGCAGCGCCGTCTTCATCCTGATCGGTCTCATCGGCCTCAAGATGGCATCAGACCACTAG
- a CDS encoding F0F1 ATP synthase subunit A: MPFLWLRPESGGVPVASPIEQFVIKTIVPLGSVGGIELGLTNAAAFMILAVTLIIGGLLWATREKAVVPGRAQAVAEMLHEFISGTLQDAAGREGMKFFPLVFSLFIFVLTLNLLGMIPGGFTVTSQIVVTFALALLVIGTVLGYGFMRHGFHFLGLFVPSGVPKWLLPVLVVIEIISFLSRPISLSLRLFANMLGGHIALKVFASFVVSLGTAGIGFALLSPLPLAMAVALTAFEFLVAVLQAYVFTVLTCIYLNDAIHPGH; the protein is encoded by the coding sequence ATGCCGTTTCTGTGGCTTCGACCTGAAAGCGGAGGCGTCCCGGTGGCCAGCCCTATTGAACAATTCGTCATCAAGACCATCGTCCCTCTCGGAAGCGTGGGCGGGATAGAGCTCGGACTGACGAATGCGGCCGCGTTCATGATCCTGGCCGTCACGCTGATCATCGGCGGGCTGCTTTGGGCCACACGTGAGAAGGCCGTCGTGCCCGGCCGCGCCCAGGCCGTGGCCGAGATGCTGCACGAGTTTATCTCCGGAACCCTTCAGGATGCGGCGGGCAGAGAGGGAATGAAATTCTTCCCCCTGGTGTTCTCGCTGTTCATCTTTGTCCTGACCCTCAACCTGCTGGGCATGATCCCTGGAGGCTTTACGGTCACAAGCCAGATCGTTGTGACGTTCGCTCTCGCCTTACTCGTGATCGGGACCGTGCTCGGTTACGGCTTCATGAGGCACGGCTTTCATTTCCTGGGGCTGTTCGTGCCCTCAGGCGTCCCGAAATGGCTCCTTCCGGTGCTGGTGGTCATCGAGATCATCTCGTTCCTGTCGCGGCCGATCAGTCTTAGCCTGCGTCTGTTCGCCAACATGCTGGGCGGGCACATTGCCCTGAAGGTCTTTGCCAGCTTCGTCGTCTCGCTTGGGACAGCCGGGATCGGCTTTGCCCTGTTGTCCCCGCTTCCACTGGCGATGGCCGTGGCGCTCACCGCCTTCGAGTTCCTGGTCGCGGTCCTTCAGGCCTACGTGTTCACGGTGCTGACTTGCATCTACCTCAACGATGCAATCCATCCGGGGCACTGA
- a CDS encoding DUF3302 domain-containing protein, which yields MAVIDIFAWIVLLVLVGTLVAIVAALGMMPGRIARKRGHPWAEAVAVGSWATLVFGFVFWPLVLIWAYVDVPTRRETPR from the coding sequence ATGGCCGTGATCGACATCTTCGCCTGGATCGTGCTGCTCGTGCTCGTCGGCACGCTCGTGGCCATCGTCGCGGCGCTCGGCATGATGCCGGGCCGCATCGCCCGCAAGCGCGGACATCCCTGGGCGGAGGCGGTGGCGGTCGGAAGCTGGGCCACGCTGGTGTTCGGCTTCGTGTTCTGGCCGCTGGTCCTGATCTGGGCCTATGTCGACGTGCCGACCAGGCGGGAGACGCCGCGATGA
- a CDS encoding DUF1214 domain-containing protein — protein MKVMILATLAAIAFAAPVRAQTAAISDQDISDAYIYLLGRLMVTRQQQLDFQEGFQWNEIRHRKPGAVDWPNPNLDVAYSEAWVAVDEASCTIVSVPRIEDRYYTVQFLNGWGETLANINERLFPKRPSGDFAICLRGSTVPVPADAQRIDLPVKYARVLARVALGDDWDKAVALQQQFTLRATGTPKLPDIPKTPIFALENLPGVEAFEAAEIALDSEPDLNPGLEPLQDKTRAIAKAVKDPEQRARVDRVIRTVGFADFAKGGPPIGHGTIRNGWARPAVVGAYNIDYLARTLINYGGIWANIAPEVMYYRASTDGSGAPLSGDNAYTMTFTRDQLPANYANYFWSVIAVDTKHFRVLPNPLNRFLINEQSKPVYGPDGSLKLYFAAEKPADAPDGNWLPTPKGSVYRLTFRFYGPISGVANGTYYPPPMQRMN, from the coding sequence ATGAAAGTGATGATCCTTGCAACGCTCGCGGCTATCGCCTTCGCGGCACCCGTACGGGCGCAGACGGCGGCGATTTCCGACCAGGACATCAGCGACGCCTACATCTATCTGCTCGGCCGCCTGATGGTGACGCGCCAGCAGCAGCTCGACTTCCAGGAGGGCTTCCAGTGGAACGAGATCCGGCACCGCAAGCCCGGAGCCGTCGATTGGCCCAACCCGAACCTCGACGTCGCCTATTCCGAAGCCTGGGTCGCCGTCGACGAGGCCAGTTGCACCATCGTCTCCGTGCCGAGGATCGAGGATCGTTACTACACGGTGCAGTTCCTGAACGGCTGGGGCGAGACGCTGGCCAACATCAACGAGCGCCTCTTCCCCAAGCGGCCATCCGGTGACTTCGCCATCTGCCTTCGGGGATCAACCGTCCCCGTGCCTGCCGATGCGCAGCGCATCGACCTTCCCGTGAAGTACGCGCGCGTGCTCGCCCGCGTCGCGTTGGGTGACGACTGGGACAAGGCGGTCGCCTTGCAGCAGCAGTTCACGCTCAGGGCCACCGGAACCCCGAAGCTGCCGGACATCCCGAAGACGCCGATCTTCGCGCTCGAGAACCTGCCCGGCGTGGAGGCCTTCGAGGCGGCGGAGATTGCCCTCGACAGCGAGCCTGACCTCAATCCCGGCCTGGAGCCGTTGCAGGACAAGACCCGCGCCATTGCGAAGGCGGTCAAGGATCCCGAGCAGCGGGCGCGGGTCGACAGGGTCATCCGCACGGTCGGGTTCGCCGATTTCGCCAAGGGCGGGCCGCCCATCGGGCACGGCACCATCCGCAACGGATGGGCCCGTCCCGCCGTGGTCGGTGCCTACAACATCGACTACCTGGCGCGCACCCTGATCAACTACGGCGGCATCTGGGCCAACATCGCCCCGGAGGTGATGTACTACCGGGCCAGCACCGATGGCTCCGGGGCTCCCCTGTCCGGTGACAATGCCTACACGATGACCTTCACCAGGGATCAGCTCCCGGCCAACTACGCGAACTACTTCTGGTCCGTGATCGCCGTGGACACCAAGCACTTCCGTGTCCTGCCCAACCCGCTCAACCGCTTCCTGATCAACGAGCAGTCCAAGCCCGTCTATGGTCCGGACGGATCGCTGAAGCTCTACTTCGCGGCCGAGAAGCCCGCCGACGCGCCGGACGGCAACTGGCTGCCGACGCCGAAAGGATCGGTCTATCGCCTGACCTTCCGCTTCTATGGCCCGATCAGCGGCGTGGCGAACGGCACCTATTACCCGCCGCCGATGCAGCGCATGAACTGA
- a CDS encoding DUF6894 family protein: MPKYFFNIHIGGGVLSDPEGQSLRDPDQAWEVASAMARNLMDTQFDKPINWASSHIEVKDDLDEIVLEFPFLEALQLSPKSH, encoded by the coding sequence ATGCCAAAGTACTTCTTCAATATCCATATCGGCGGGGGCGTTCTCAGTGACCCTGAAGGGCAATCCCTGCGCGATCCCGATCAGGCGTGGGAAGTCGCGAGCGCCATGGCTCGGAACCTGATGGACACCCAGTTCGACAAGCCGATCAATTGGGCTTCATCCCACATCGAGGTGAAGGATGACCTGGATGAGATCGTCCTGGAATTTCCGTTTTTGGAGGCTCTTCAGCTCAGTCCGAAATCCCACTGA
- a CDS encoding alpha/beta fold hydrolase — protein sequence MDTITTQDGTRIFYKDWGPKDAQPVMFHHGWPLSSDDWDAQMLFFLSKGYRVVAHDRRGHGRSEQVAGGHDMDHYAADAFAVVEALDLRNAVQIGHSTGGGEVARYVARHGEPAGRVTKAILVSAVPPLMLKTQSNPEGLPMEVFDGFRTALAANRAQFFRDVPAGPFYGFNRAGAAAHEGVIQNWWRQGMMGSAKAHYDGIKAFSETDQTEDLKAISVPTLVLHGEDDQIVPIADSALKSIKLLKNGTLKTYPGLSHGMLTVNADRLNADMLAFVQG from the coding sequence ATGGATACGATCACCACGCAGGACGGCACGCGCATCTTCTACAAGGACTGGGGCCCGAAGGATGCCCAGCCGGTCATGTTCCACCACGGCTGGCCCCTCAGTTCCGATGATTGGGACGCGCAGATGCTCTTCTTCCTCTCGAAGGGCTACCGTGTCGTCGCCCATGATCGGCGCGGGCACGGCCGCTCGGAGCAGGTCGCCGGGGGGCACGACATGGATCACTATGCCGCCGACGCCTTCGCGGTGGTCGAAGCCCTCGACCTGAGGAACGCCGTCCAGATCGGCCACTCCACCGGCGGCGGCGAGGTCGCCCGCTACGTGGCAAGGCACGGCGAGCCCGCGGGCCGCGTGACCAAGGCGATCCTGGTCTCGGCGGTTCCGCCGCTGATGCTCAAGACCCAGAGCAACCCGGAAGGCCTGCCGATGGAGGTGTTCGACGGCTTCCGCACGGCACTGGCGGCCAATCGGGCGCAGTTCTTCCGCGATGTTCCCGCCGGTCCGTTCTACGGCTTCAACCGCGCCGGCGCGGCCGCGCACGAGGGCGTCATCCAGAACTGGTGGCGGCAGGGCATGATGGGCTCCGCCAAGGCGCATTACGACGGCATCAAGGCCTTCTCGGAAACCGACCAGACGGAGGATCTCAAGGCGATCTCCGTGCCGACCCTCGTCCTGCATGGCGAGGACGATCAGATCGTCCCGATCGCGGACTCGGCGCTGAAGTCGATCAAGCTGCTCAAGAACGGCACGCTCAAGACCTATCCCGGTCTGTCCCACGGCATGCTGACCGTCAATGCCGATAGGCTCAATGCCGACATGCTGGCCTTCGTCCAAGGCTGA
- a CDS encoding TIGR03118 family protein yields MSAYSFDPLGQTSRSAHHPGQQANSYTQTNLVSDGFLPAAHTDPNLINPWGVASSRTGPFWVSDNGTGVTTVYDGKGSPVSIGGHSSITIAAPPGQTDPSAPTGQVFNSTHKGFKITSNGHTASADFLFATEDGTISGWNPNVDSGSSVIAVDKSASGAVFKGLAIGTTHGHTYLYAADFHNGAVDVFNSQFHQVKHFTDPNLPDGYAPFNVQALNGHLFVTFALQDADKKDDVAGAGHGYVDEFDFSGHLLHRVASQGPLDSPWGLAIAPSGFGEFSHDLLVGNFGDGRINAYDPHDFHFLGTVDDPSGNQVVIGDLWALVPGNHGPNSDPHSVYFTAGVQDEAHGLFGKLTVAPAQAPQHAAATDWLI; encoded by the coding sequence ATGAGCGCCTATTCCTTCGATCCGCTCGGACAGACTTCTCGATCCGCACACCATCCTGGGCAGCAGGCGAACTCCTACACTCAGACGAATCTCGTCTCCGACGGCTTTCTGCCTGCCGCGCATACCGACCCGAACCTGATCAATCCCTGGGGCGTCGCCAGCAGCCGCACCGGTCCGTTCTGGGTCTCGGACAACGGGACCGGCGTCACCACGGTCTACGACGGCAAGGGATCCCCGGTCTCGATCGGCGGCCATTCGTCGATCACGATCGCGGCCCCTCCCGGGCAGACGGATCCTTCCGCCCCGACGGGCCAGGTCTTCAATTCCACGCATAAGGGATTCAAGATCACCAGCAACGGGCACACGGCGTCGGCCGATTTCCTGTTCGCGACGGAAGACGGCACCATCTCCGGGTGGAACCCGAACGTGGACAGCGGCAGCTCCGTGATCGCCGTCGACAAGTCCGCATCCGGCGCCGTGTTCAAGGGCCTGGCCATCGGCACGACGCATGGACACACCTATCTGTATGCTGCGGATTTCCATAACGGCGCCGTCGACGTCTTCAACAGCCAGTTCCATCAGGTGAAACACTTCACCGATCCGAACCTGCCGGACGGCTATGCGCCGTTCAACGTGCAGGCGCTCAACGGCCATCTGTTCGTGACCTTCGCCCTCCAGGATGCGGACAAGAAGGACGATGTCGCCGGCGCGGGCCACGGCTATGTCGACGAGTTCGATTTCTCCGGCCATCTTCTTCACAGGGTCGCCTCGCAGGGCCCGCTGGACTCGCCCTGGGGCCTGGCCATCGCACCCTCCGGCTTCGGGGAATTCTCCCATGACCTGCTGGTGGGAAACTTCGGAGACGGGAGGATCAACGCCTACGATCCTCACGATTTCCATTTCCTCGGCACCGTGGACGATCCCAGCGGCAATCAGGTCGTGATCGGCGACCTCTGGGCGCTCGTACCCGGCAACCATGGTCCCAACAGCGATCCGCACAGCGTCTATTTCACGGCGGGCGTGCAGGATGAAGCGCATGGCCTGTTCGGAAAGCTCACGGTCGCTCCGGCGCAGGCGCCTCAGCATGCTGCGGCAACGGATTGGCTCATCTGA